The following are encoded in a window of Bacteroidota bacterium genomic DNA:
- a CDS encoding glycosyltransferase family 2 protein yields MQRISVVVVTFNEERNIERCLASVQWADEIIVVDAFSTDRTLEICRRLKATVVQREWQGYAPQKQFAISSASHEWVLLVDADEEVPEELRREIEETLHSQQRHTGFRIARKSFFLGQWMRYGGWFPGYQLRLFLGSKASIPQRAVHEGVEVAGPVGTLRAPLNHFTYYSLAQYLSKLNDYTSLDVTNRLNEKGDRSVHWFNFILNPFSVFVRMFIVLGGFRDGFRGFLLAVYSSFYKLVLLGKVWEFQAARARGAELPPVSSESLNSIKRLS; encoded by the coding sequence ATGCAGAGAATTTCCGTCGTCGTCGTTACCTTCAACGAAGAGCGAAATATTGAACGCTGCCTCGCGAGCGTTCAATGGGCAGACGAGATCATCGTCGTCGATGCCTTCAGCACGGACAGGACATTGGAGATCTGCCGCCGCCTGAAAGCGACCGTCGTACAGAGGGAGTGGCAGGGATATGCTCCGCAAAAGCAATTCGCAATTTCATCGGCGTCGCACGAATGGGTGCTGCTGGTCGATGCCGATGAAGAGGTCCCGGAAGAATTGCGCCGGGAGATTGAGGAGACCCTTCACTCTCAGCAACGGCACACCGGTTTCAGGATCGCCCGCAAAAGTTTTTTTTTGGGACAATGGATGCGATATGGAGGATGGTTCCCGGGGTATCAGCTTCGATTGTTCTTAGGGTCAAAAGCATCGATTCCGCAACGGGCAGTGCATGAGGGGGTCGAGGTAGCGGGGCCGGTTGGCACCTTGCGCGCGCCTCTGAATCATTTTACCTATTACTCGCTCGCGCAATATCTATCGAAGCTCAACGACTATACTTCTCTCGACGTGACAAACAGATTGAATGAAAAAGGGGACCGTTCGGTCCATTGGTTCAATTTTATTCTCAATCCGTTCTCCGTGTTCGTGCGGATGTTCATCGTCCTGGGGGGATTCCGCGACGGCTTCCGCGGGTTTCTGCTCGCTGTGTATTCATCGTTCTATAAACTCGTTTTGCTCGGTAAAGTGTGGGAATTTCAGGCCGCACGGGCGAGGGGAGCGGAGCTCCCGCCCGTCTCCAGCGAGAGCCTGAACTCCATCAAACGACTTTCCTGA
- a CDS encoding ABC transporter ATP-binding protein, producing MKIFFRILEYLRPYWKRLALSITCTVFYSVFSGASIYLSIPLVETLFDQSASQVQTPPRNSVVPNEVISGKQQLESLIKSLIFTGSKTDSLLKICLVILVVFLLKNLFGYVQSYMMAYVEQGLMMDIRNELYRHLHNLSLSYFTNERTGNLISRITNDVNVVNGGVSASFVTLIREPLLVVVFLAIAFTLSWKLTLLSFVVFPFSLYIISSIGVRLYKESGVMQEKMADITSVLQETISNVKVVKAFAMEDFEDKKFRKETKSYFRTMLTMTRVRNLAAPVTEFLSIVAGVAIIWYGGRQVLVTGEMKAAEFLGFLFAIFQVMPPIKELSSVTNRLQEFAAAGRRIFEILDTKPAIENHPDAVPLSTLKKGIEFKNVSFVYSSADNGKGGRPEVLSGINLRIKKGEVVAIVGPSGSGKTTLVDLIARFYDPVEGVIEFDGVNIKRFALRSLRGQIGIVTQETILFNDTVRNNIAYGLAEFPNDKIREAAKAANALSFIEEMPDGFDSVIGDRGTKLSGGQRQRISIARALLKNPPVMIFDEATSALDSESEVLVQEAIERLMRNRTSLVIAHRLSTIRNADRIIVLEKGKIVQEGRHVELLKQKNGLYKRLCDLQFNA from the coding sequence ATGAAAATATTTTTTCGGATCCTGGAATACCTTCGCCCGTACTGGAAACGGCTGGCCCTGTCGATCACCTGCACGGTATTTTATTCCGTCTTTAGCGGAGCATCGATCTACCTTTCCATCCCCCTTGTTGAAACGCTGTTTGACCAATCGGCCTCGCAAGTGCAGACGCCGCCGAGGAACAGCGTTGTACCGAATGAAGTGATCAGCGGCAAGCAGCAGCTTGAAAGCCTTATCAAGTCGCTCATCTTCACCGGCTCCAAGACCGATTCATTGCTGAAGATCTGTCTCGTGATTCTGGTGGTGTTCTTGCTGAAGAATCTGTTCGGCTACGTTCAATCGTATATGATGGCATACGTTGAACAAGGGTTGATGATGGACATTCGCAACGAGCTCTACCGCCATCTGCACAATCTTTCGCTCAGCTATTTCACGAACGAGAGGACCGGTAATCTCATCTCGCGCATCACGAACGATGTGAACGTCGTCAACGGCGGCGTCTCGGCGAGTTTCGTGACATTGATCCGTGAACCCTTGCTGGTTGTTGTCTTTCTGGCGATCGCCTTCACGCTGAGCTGGAAACTGACCCTTCTCTCGTTCGTCGTTTTCCCATTCTCGCTGTATATCATCAGTTCGATCGGCGTACGGCTCTACAAAGAAAGCGGCGTGATGCAGGAGAAGATGGCCGACATCACCTCCGTGCTTCAGGAGACCATTTCGAACGTGAAAGTGGTGAAAGCATTTGCGATGGAGGATTTTGAGGACAAAAAATTCCGGAAGGAAACGAAAAGCTATTTTCGAACGATGCTGACGATGACGCGAGTCAGAAACCTCGCAGCCCCCGTCACCGAATTCCTTTCGATCGTCGCCGGCGTTGCGATCATCTGGTACGGCGGACGGCAGGTGCTTGTCACGGGTGAAATGAAAGCCGCGGAGTTTCTCGGATTCCTCTTTGCCATCTTCCAGGTGATGCCGCCGATCAAGGAGCTCAGCAGCGTGACAAACCGGCTTCAGGAATTCGCAGCCGCCGGGCGGCGCATTTTTGAGATCCTCGACACGAAGCCCGCGATCGAAAATCATCCGGATGCAGTCCCCCTCTCAACGCTGAAAAAAGGGATCGAATTCAAGAACGTTTCCTTCGTCTATTCATCTGCCGATAACGGCAAGGGGGGCAGGCCCGAGGTTCTCAGCGGCATTAATCTTCGGATCAAAAAGGGGGAGGTTGTAGCGATCGTCGGTCCGAGCGGAAGCGGCAAGACCACCCTCGTCGACCTGATCGCCCGGTTCTACGATCCGGTCGAAGGCGTGATCGAGTTCGACGGCGTTAACATTAAACGTTTTGCCCTCCGGTCGCTGCGGGGCCAGATCGGCATCGTGACGCAGGAGACGATTCTCTTTAACGACACCGTTCGCAACAACATCGCGTACGGCTTGGCCGAATTTCCCAACGACAAGATCCGCGAAGCGGCGAAGGCGGCAAACGCACTGAGTTTTATCGAGGAGATGCCGGACGGCTTCGATTCGGTCATTGGCGACCGCGGCACAAAGCTTTCCGGCGGACAGCGTCAGCGCATTTCGATCGCGCGCGCCCTGTTGAAGAATCCTCCTGTAATGATCTTTGACGAAGCGACCTCAGCGCTCGATTCGGAAAGCGAAGTCCTTGTTCAAGAGGCGATCGAACGCCTGATGCGCAACCGCACCTCGCTCGTGATCGCCCACCGGCTTTCGACCATACGCAACGCCGACAGGATCATTGTCCTTGAAAAAGGGAAGATTGTCCAGGAAGGACGGCACGTGGAGTTGTTAAAACAGAAGAACGGTCTCTACAAGCGGCTGTGTGATCTACAATTCAATGCCTGA
- a CDS encoding O-antigen ligase family protein: MSETLTDSRRQQHVLILFALLVVQVATISISIAASSVAFGLSLLFVIYWSAAERRWLFFRTPLDYFFLAYVCIELTTITTAIYPAQAAVNAKRLLLISVIYLVLLSFDSRKKILRSLFIIFAAVAAVSIIEIAYYYIEREGRLYVFQHYMTTGGLKMITCLLIVPFLLHKETPAVYKRWMALFFVPSFIALILTNTRSSWVGFLAGFVVISLLKNKYLFFVLVAFLVLFFLFAPATQVHRAKSIVDLSDPTNHSRLVMWSTGLKIFADHPLLGVGDSDMHEIYDKYRSPDDTEVAGHLHNNFVMLLVTLGIVGLTAVVALFLRILIVEFQNLRSANTDWLYGSVTLGAFAVFIGFLVNGLFEWNFGSHQIMVFTWFTVGLSLAMKRLLVRETA, from the coding sequence ATGAGTGAAACCCTCACCGATTCCCGCCGGCAGCAGCATGTCCTCATCCTCTTTGCGCTTCTGGTGGTTCAGGTAGCGACAATTTCAATTTCGATCGCCGCGTCCTCGGTTGCGTTCGGCCTCTCGCTTCTGTTCGTCATCTACTGGAGCGCTGCCGAACGGCGGTGGCTTTTTTTTCGGACCCCGCTCGATTATTTCTTCTTGGCATATGTGTGTATCGAATTGACGACCATTACCACGGCGATCTATCCTGCTCAGGCGGCGGTAAACGCCAAACGGTTGCTTCTCATCTCAGTCATCTATTTAGTACTCCTGTCTTTTGATTCGCGGAAAAAGATCCTGCGAAGCCTCTTCATTATTTTTGCTGCCGTTGCCGCCGTTTCGATCATCGAGATAGCGTACTATTACATTGAGCGGGAGGGAAGGCTTTACGTTTTCCAGCATTACATGACGACGGGGGGGTTGAAGATGATCACCTGCTTGCTCATTGTCCCGTTCCTTCTCCATAAAGAGACCCCCGCAGTCTATAAGCGATGGATGGCGCTCTTTTTCGTTCCTTCGTTCATCGCTTTGATCCTCACCAATACGCGCAGTTCTTGGGTGGGATTTCTCGCCGGGTTTGTCGTCATCAGCCTTCTGAAGAACAAATATCTCTTTTTCGTGCTTGTTGCCTTTCTCGTCCTTTTCTTTTTGTTCGCCCCCGCAACGCAGGTGCACAGGGCAAAAAGCATTGTCGACCTCTCGGACCCGACGAATCATTCACGGCTTGTCATGTGGTCGACCGGTCTCAAGATCTTCGCCGACCATCCTTTACTTGGCGTCGGCGATTCGGACATGCACGAAATTTACGACAAATACCGGTCTCCCGACGACACAGAAGTGGCCGGGCACCTTCATAATAATTTCGTCATGCTCCTCGTCACGCTCGGCATCGTGGGTCTCACGGCGGTCGTCGCCCTTTTTCTCAGGATCCTCATCGTGGAATTTCAGAATCTAAGAAGTGCAAACACCGATTGGCTTTACGGATCGGTGACGTTGGGGGCCTTTGCCGTTTTCATCGGATTTCTTGTCAATGGTTTGTTTGAGTGGAATTTCGGCAGCCATCAGATCATGGTATTTACCTGGTTCACGGTGGGATTGTCGCTTGCAATGAAGCGACTGCTCGTGAGGGAGACGGCATGA
- a CDS encoding glycosyltransferase family 2 protein encodes MTPLSVIVITRNEERNIIACLESAAWAGDIVIVDAESKDATLALSRRFTQKIFVEPWKSFSEAKEFAVSKTSHDWVLWLDADERVTPELASEIRTLLNSPPDHSAYSVARRAYFLGRWIRHSGWYPGRVTRLFRKDRASFSQAAVHEGLNIQGTTGRLRHDLLHFTDPNLFHYLAKFNRYTTLASKESFDGKKKFRPIDVVVRPPWSFIRMYFLRLGFLDGVPGLLLALLSSFYVFTKYAKLWETWNSEVA; translated from the coding sequence ATGACACCGCTGTCGGTGATCGTCATTACCCGCAATGAAGAGCGGAATATCATTGCCTGCCTCGAGAGCGCAGCCTGGGCCGGCGACATTGTGATCGTCGACGCAGAGAGTAAAGATGCCACCCTGGCTCTTTCCCGGCGGTTCACGCAAAAAATTTTTGTCGAACCGTGGAAAAGCTTCTCCGAAGCGAAGGAATTCGCGGTCTCGAAAACCAGCCATGATTGGGTTCTTTGGCTTGACGCGGACGAACGCGTCACTCCCGAACTCGCTTCGGAAATACGGACTCTCTTGAATTCTCCCCCCGACCATTCCGCCTACTCGGTCGCCCGCCGGGCCTATTTCCTCGGCCGATGGATCAGGCACTCAGGTTGGTATCCGGGACGAGTGACGCGTTTGTTCAGAAAAGATCGGGCGTCGTTCTCACAAGCGGCGGTGCATGAGGGATTGAATATTCAAGGGACCACGGGAAGACTTCGACACGACCTGCTTCATTTTACAGACCCGAACCTGTTCCACTATCTTGCCAAATTCAACCGTTACACGACGCTTGCGAGCAAAGAATCGTTCGACGGGAAGAAAAAATTCCGGCCGATCGATGTCGTCGTTCGTCCCCCCTGGTCGTTCATCAGAATGTATTTTCTGAGGCTCGGTTTTTTGGACGGCGTGCCCGGATTACTCCTCGCTCTTCTTTCGTCGTTCTATGTTTTTACAAAGTACGCAAAGCTTTGGGAGACATGGAATTCCGAGGTTGCTTGA
- a CDS encoding DUF1844 domain-containing protein, whose translation MENLEKNEIMFIQLVSMFQAAALQQMGKMKNPVTDKIEKNLEQAQLSIDLLDMLKEKTKGNRSADEERFLSSVIQDLKLNYVDELAKETPSPAEKSEASK comes from the coding sequence ATGGAAAATCTCGAAAAGAATGAGATCATGTTTATCCAGCTTGTTTCCATGTTCCAGGCGGCAGCGCTTCAACAAATGGGGAAAATGAAGAACCCTGTGACGGATAAGATAGAAAAGAACTTGGAGCAAGCTCAACTATCAATTGACTTGCTCGATATGTTAAAGGAGAAGACAAAAGGCAACCGTTCGGCAGATGAAGAGCGTTTTCTTTCGAGCGTGATCCAGGACCTAAAATTGAACTATGTGGATGAACTTGCGAAAGAGACTCCATCGCCGGCAGAGAAGAGTGAGGCGTCGAAATGA
- a CDS encoding NAD(+)/NADH kinase, translating to MKFGIVGNLTKETLGEAVQRLLGTGEKRLIEFVTHDEIAKIVNKETGKKVIAKKDTAPLEEIAGECDILVAFGGDGTILSAARLVGRAAVPILGVNLGKLGFLAELSIDEVESFVDDILNNQHVIEDRMVIKVTAEGDDLQFFGVNDIVIDKSNSSRVIDLETYVNNDYLMTYRADGIIVATPTGTTGYSLATGGPIAVPTTDVLTVSPICPHTLTARSVIVPDSSVVRVVVESKLQSVRVTADGQQEQMFTPPVNLFVQKADYSVKLVKRKDKSYYDVLRSKLMWGKDIRVTKVD from the coding sequence ATGAAATTTGGTATTGTTGGGAACCTGACGAAGGAAACACTCGGGGAAGCTGTTCAGCGGCTGCTTGGAACTGGAGAGAAGCGGCTGATTGAATTCGTAACGCACGATGAAATCGCTAAAATTGTCAACAAAGAGACGGGCAAAAAGGTCATTGCGAAGAAGGACACGGCCCCGCTCGAGGAGATTGCCGGCGAATGCGACATTTTGGTCGCGTTCGGCGGCGATGGAACCATCCTTTCTGCCGCAAGGCTTGTCGGCCGTGCAGCCGTTCCGATTCTCGGCGTGAATCTTGGAAAACTCGGATTCCTTGCCGAACTCTCGATCGACGAAGTGGAGTCCTTTGTCGATGACATCCTGAACAACCAGCATGTCATAGAGGACAGGATGGTGATCAAGGTGACTGCCGAGGGGGACGATCTGCAATTCTTTGGCGTCAACGACATCGTCATCGACAAGAGCAATTCTTCGCGCGTCATCGACCTTGAAACATACGTCAACAATGATTACCTGATGACCTACCGGGCCGACGGGATCATCGTTGCGACCCCGACGGGAACTACCGGGTATTCGCTCGCGACCGGCGGACCGATCGCTGTCCCGACGACGGACGTTCTGACCGTCAGTCCGATTTGTCCGCACACGCTCACGGCAAGGTCCGTCATCGTCCCCGACTCGAGCGTGGTCCGCGTCGTCGTCGAATCCAAACTTCAAAGTGTGCGGGTGACGGCAGACGGACAGCAGGAACAGATGTTCACCCCCCCCGTGAATCTTTTTGTCCAGAAAGCGGATTACTCGGTAAAGCTTGTGAAACGGAAGGACAAGAGCTACTACGACGTTCTCCGGTCGAAGCTCATGTGGGGAAAAGATATCAGAGTAACGAAGGTGGATTGA
- a CDS encoding thioredoxin family protein, giving the protein MTRAAVVIVVVALIGGCGPSSSYRVSVDPHGQKILTGRISPAILESDSSFQWYKKNYDSFTPDSASVAFLSSAAKNIHFIVFGGTWCGDTKRELPKFFKTVSLARIPESNIELYGVDRSKRSSDGLTETYDITSVPTFIVISGGKELGRIVEQPEESIELDLMHIVQKK; this is encoded by the coding sequence ATGACGCGTGCGGCGGTCGTTATTGTGGTAGTGGCGTTGATCGGCGGCTGCGGCCCGAGCAGTTCATACCGTGTTTCCGTTGATCCTCACGGTCAAAAAATTCTCACGGGCCGGATTTCCCCCGCGATACTCGAATCCGACAGCTCATTCCAATGGTACAAGAAGAACTACGATTCGTTCACGCCGGATTCTGCATCTGTTGCGTTTCTTTCGTCCGCTGCAAAGAACATTCACTTCATTGTCTTCGGCGGCACATGGTGCGGCGACACGAAACGCGAACTTCCGAAATTTTTCAAGACGGTCTCCCTTGCCCGCATCCCCGAATCGAACATCGAATTGTACGGCGTTGATCGTTCAAAGAGAAGCAGCGACGGGTTGACCGAGACCTACGATATAACGAGCGTTCCCACCTTTATCGTGATCTCCGGCGGAAAGGAACTTGGAAGGATCGTGGAACAGCCGGAAGAGAGCATCGAGCTCGACCTGATGCATATCGTGCAGAAGAAGTAA